tgggtaataatgacaactTTGAGCAGTGTGCATTTTTACTAGGTTCAAAAtcaaattagcatagagttttagacttgtaggtatattgatacgtgTAAACTGGGCTtagtaaaattatttttgtttttatcactaactacagggatatttttataaaaaataatttctgctgaaacactgcacaaaagaTTTTATAGTCATTTTGATGTCACCCCCTCTGTCAGTGTCACTCCGTGCGGTCTGCACCCTCTCACACCCTTAGTGTCTCCACCGGTCGAAATAAAGGAGATCCTGTTCAGTCCCCTCTCAAATATTTTCAGCCTGACTTTTCTTTGTGCTTGCCCCTGTCCCTGCCAAACTTGAGACCGCAGAACTGAGCGAGGCCCTGGACCGGCAGTGTGCCTTCCCTACTGGAACGCCCTGGCCCTAGTCCCCGCGCACCCCTAAAACGGGCTAACCTCAAGCCCTCCTGTCCGCCCCTCTTTCCAGCAGGGCTCGGCCTCAAAAAGCAGCCAGGCAAGTCTCGCCCTGAGAAACGCTGAGCAGCCACTATCCGGCACAACCAGTCCTAAGGGGGGTGTGCGGGTTGCCTCGACCCCAAAGCGGGCTCAGGACCCGAAGACCGGAGGACTGCCTCCCTGGTACTCGCCCTGCCCCCGCGGCGTTGCCCCTAGCCCCGCCTTAGCGTTCCCTGGTCCCGGTCCCGCCCTTGTACTCTCGGGTCCTGTCCCCCGCGCTTCAGGGCCCGCCCCGGCGTTCCAGGGCCCCATCTCCACGTCTCGTGACCTGCCCTACAAATCCCCACGCGCCCAAGCCCAGTCCCCGACCTCCATGGCCCCGCCTCCCGCTTTCCCAGGCTCCGCCCCGCGCTCCCTAGCCCCGCCCCGCGCTCCCTGCTCCACTCTCCCCCCTTCGGGCCCCGCCCCTTGCGCTCCGTGACCCCGCCTCTCGCACCCCGGACCCCGCCTCGGCGCTCTGGGGTTCCGCTTTCCCCGCCCCCACGTGGCCCGGGAGCCCCGGGGAGGAGTTGCCGCGCAGGAGGAGGCGTGGCCGCGGTGCCGGCAGaggcgcgggcggcgcggccggGACTTTGGTTTTGACACCGACAAGGAGCTGCGCGGTGGCGCTGGTGCTAGGGACTGGACGGGGCTCTGCTGGATCCCGCGCCCGAGTTGGGCGCAGGACTTTTTGCCTGGATAAACGCAGCTACGGCGGCGCTGCAAGTCTTGGTACCGCCGCGGCGCCCAGATTTCTCCGCCGCTGCCGCTGCCACCGGGCAGCCCAGCTCTGGAAGAGCGACGTTGAGAATTTCTCCCGCAGAAACAGCAGGGGCGCGCAGCCCGGGGCGGCGTGGGAGGGGGCCGGCCCGGCCACTGACCTCTGCCCGCGCAGGCGCCGGGGCTGGAGGCAGGGGTCCCGCGCTGTCCCGGGCTGGGCTCGGGCTTCGGAGCTGCAGGTGGACGAAGGACAGACGCCCGGAGAGAGCGGCCGAGAGGTGGGCGCGGGGACCAGCGGCGGGTCGGTCGGTCGAGGGTCGATAAACCCCTTTTCAGTATCCGTACCGGCAAGGACGGAGCCCCCAAGTTGCAGGAGGCGGAGTGTCCAGCGCAGAGGTGGGGTGCGCCCTCCTTTTGACCGAGCCCGGGTTGGGGCGAGATGGCCCCAGCTCTGCCGGAGTTGAGAGGCAGATTGGAGAGACGTGGGGTTGATAGATCTCTTTCCAAGAGAATCGCCTCATGACCTGTTTGAACCCCGATGTGTTAAAACCCGGACCTCTCTAGAGGGAAATTCACATGGGCCAGCCTCATTGTGTGTGCATTTTCAGGGGTTCTCAGGGACAGCCACCAGCTCAGGAACCCAGGTTACGAGCTCCAGCTCTAGATGGGGAGTGCTAATGCAAATTGAGTAACTAATTGAGTCGATTTGTgtgtttattaatttgttttcCAGGTGGCCAAGTCAAAGGTACTTTTTGAAACTCTAAGCATGAAAGATTTGGTACTTGCCTTTGGTAACCGCTTTCGCCCCTGAATCCTGCATCTTGCAATCTTCCCTGTGTGAGGTCTCTTGGGCTCCTCCCTGGTCAGAGAGTTCTGAGAAGGTGAGGCCTTCCTTGACTCCAGCTTCTGGCTCACCATGGGGAGCACCCTCGGCTGCCACCGCTCCATCCCCAGGGACCCCTCAGACCTGTCCCATAGCCGCAAGTTCAGTGCGGCCTGCAACTTCAGCAACATCCTGGTGAACCAGGAGCGGCTTAACATCAACACGGCCACAGAGGAGGAGCTGATGACCCTGCCTGGGGTGACACGTGTTGTGGCACGCAGCATCGTGGAGTACCGTGAGTACATAGGAGGCTTCAAGAAGGTGGAGGACCTGGCCCTGGTCAGCGGCGTGGGAGCCACCAAGCTGGAGCAGGTCAAGTTTGAGATCTGTGTAAGCAGCAAGGGCAGCTCCGCGCAGCACTCTCCCAGCTCCCTGCGGCGGGACCTGCTGGCGGAGCAGCAACCTCACCACCTGGCCACCACCGTGCCCCTCACCCCACGTGTCAACATCAACACAGCCACCCCGGCTCAGCTCATGAGCGTGCGAGGCCTCACAGAGAAGATGGCTCTCGGCATCGTGGATTACCGCCGGGAGCATGGACCCTTTCGCAGTGTGGAGGACCTAGTGAGGATGGACGGTATCAATGCTGCCTTCCTGGACAAGATTAGGCACCAGGTGTTTGCCGAAAGGTCCAGGCCCCCATCCACCCACACCAACGGGGGCCTGACCTTCACTGCCAAGCCTCACCCCAGCCCCACCTCACTGAGCCTGCAGAGTGAGGACCTGGACCTGCCTCCAGGGGGGCCCACGCAGATCATCTCCACTCGGCCATCGGTGGAAGCCTTTGGAGGCACGAGAGATGGGCGGCCTGTGCTGAGGCTGGCCACCTGGAACTTGCAGGGCTGCTCGGTGGAGAAGGCCAACAACCCAGGGGTGCGAGAGGTGGTGTGCATGACACTCCTGGAAAACAGGTGAGGACAGGGATTACCAAGGGTGCTGGGTGCGAAGGCAGCTCTTGCACAGCTTGATTTTATCTGTGGATGCAAATGAATAGACTTTTTAAGAGGTAGAGGGGAGTACAAGAGTATTCAGTCAATGTTCTTGAGACCTCAGACAGTATTGTCACCTGAAGCTGGGCTGTCCTCCTGCTCCCGAGTTTTCGGAATACAGCTGTCTGGGCTTGTGTACTCGGTCTTGATTGTGATATATCTGAGATCAATTCATAATTTTGGTACAAGTAGAGGCtgtgtgggagtccctgggtggtacaaactattaacatgcttggctgctaactgaaaggctggaggttcaagtctacccagaggtgccttggaagaaaggcctggtgatctacttctgaaaaactagccattgaaaaccctgtggagcacagttctcctcggacacacatgggatcaccatgagtcagaggtgactcaatggcagctggtgttCTGGAGGTTGTGTAGATGTTACTGCTTTGTAAAGTGTTGTTTGACTCAGTACTTCATGGGCTTTGCACTAGACTGGGCACTCTGAGCCCAGGAACTCTTGGACAGTTTTGCATGTGAGAAGAGCTCATTGATTTCCTTCTAATGGGAGGGAAAATCACATTTGTTCCATCAAACATACGTGTTTGTATGTACAAAATCGTCTTAAAGACCAGGTATTTGCAAACACATGCACTGCAAATACTTACCAAAATTCTGTAAATGAATcactcttcattcttttttccttatttgacCCGAGGTTGATTTTAACTCCCACGAATGCAGCCCAAAATGTGTGTAACCGCGCCTGCCCCACAGCCAGAAAAGGCCACGCTGACGTGTGTGGATATTGTCGAGATTTTCCCGtttgaagcaaaggagaaaagAATCGTAGGATAGGCTGTTATTACCGAGTGTTTCTGTTATTCACGCACTGCTCTCTGTAGGAGCTTCCGTTAACCCCACGTAGGACAGAACAATGTTATTGTAGCAGTAACCCCTGCTGTTAGTCAAATGGTGTACTGTAGAATGTAATCAGCTTTTAGacagaaaaaagtatttttaatggTCCCAGAGAATTTCAAGCCAGAAATTCTCTGATCCTGGTCTTGAGAGATTTTGCCCTGCCACCTACCTGAGGGGCAGCGTGCCGTGGCCACTCGCTGCTTTGCCTTGCCCTGGGTTGTTGGCGAGGCTAGCGGGGTGGCAGTTTGGTGACATGAAGAGAGCTCTCGGTAGGGAATCCCAGTGCTTTGTGGCAGGGCATCAGGATAAATTAGCACGGAGGAAAGCGGGTCAGAACGTTTCCCTGGCACGCTCAGAGAACTGGACCAGAGGAAACCTTGAGCGCTTTTCTTGCATGGCTGTGTCCGCTGTTCTGCATCGTAACTCACGCCTGCAAGATCATTTTGTACACCAGTCAGAGCTGGACTCAGTCCTGGGAAGTATTTATCAGGAACAGCTTGATCATAGTTCTCTTCTATCCATGGCAGCACGGGTGTATGAGTGGGACAAGGGGAGAGAGGGGAAAGGAGGGACAGCTGTTGAATTCCTATTGGGAGTTTTCTTAAGGCTCAGTTGGGGGCATGAGGGTGGTGGTGGCATGGGTGGGGGTGGAATGAGATGTTGTAGATGCACCTGTAGTGAGGACATGACTGAATCAGGACCTGAAGTTGCCCCAGTGGGGATGACTGACtgagaacagtggttctcaaactgtggTCCCTGGACCGGCTGCATCGGCTACTGACTCAGAAACTCTGGCTTTCTGTTGAGTGGTACAAACTGTTGACATGCTCAGCAGTAAACtgaagtgccttagaagaaaggtctggttatctacttccaaaaaaattagccattgaaaaccctgtggagcacagttctgccctgacacacatggggccatgagttgggattgacttgatggcaactgtttttttttttttcccggtgATTCTGGTGCACAGTAAAGTTTGAGAATCATTGTACCATGTGGTGGGCAGTTAGCTGTCCATCTGGTTTTCTCTTTAAAACCCCTTGCCTGTTCTGACTTTTCTGATAAGGTCAGTGAATTCATGTAGAGTTTTCCAGgtgttatttttcctttctttgttctAACCATCACTATCGTCATACAGCCCTACTATATTCTTTCTGGCCAGGGTTTGATGGGCTTGTTCATCTTCTAGGACGTATGAATGGAAGGGTAGAACATGGGAGATGAGCAGAAAATGGCCAGCCCCAGAGATTCTCCTCTCTGCAGTGTAGGGACTGGGCAGCGGGGACACTGAGAGGAGCCCTAACGACTCTGTCCAGCCTGGGTTGTTAGGATTTGTCCCATTTTTTCTCCTTTGGATTTCCTAGAGGGATGATGATGGGTTGGAGACATCCAACTACTGTCTTCAGGCGAGAGTGCAGGAAGATCTTACCCAAACCACAGGGGGTAGAAGGGAGTGCCTGTGAGTAACTGGAAGGTGACCTGTATCCCCTGCCACATTTCTCACACCTGAGTGACACCAGTTGTCCTGTGGGTTGGTGGTTCCTTTTATCTGCTCACGATGTATTCAGTGTTCTGGACACTACTAGCACATTGTTAGTGTCTGACAAACATGAAATAATAGGCTTAGGGCCTAACCCCCTgcagagtgggggtggggggcacagaGGTGGGTGCCTGTATGGCTGTCCTAGGGCACCCAAAGATGGCTGGCTGTGACCCAGTGGATCCCATATCCTCAAATGTGGCAGTGCCTATCCTTCAAGAGTTATCTGTTCATCCTGACTCACAAACATCTTTTACATACCAGTTGTTCCCTTTATTGGTAAGAGGAAATACATTTAGTTTGAGCAAGAATGGGTGCAGGAAATTTTCCTGGGTGGGTCTTATTTTCATATGTATTTACACTTAAAACATTAGGGTTATCTGACTTTGGGATATGCCATTATATTGTCCAGTAGCTTTCACATTAATTTGATTGGCCCAGTAACTGGGGAGAAGATAATTCTTGCTTTTATTAATGATTCTCCATCTGTGGGTAAGGAAATTAAAACCAAAGAAGGTAAATGACTTGCTCTGCTGCAGGGCTCGTTAGTGACTCAGCAGGGACGAGGACCCAACCTTCTGACTTTGGATCCATGCTCTTGCAAGCATGCTGTAGTTTGTAAACACACCACCATATTCTACTGCTTGTTTAGGCGTCCCATGCTCTGCCTGATCAAGGGCATTGCCAAAATGTATCCAGGCACATTTTGTTAAATGAAATCCCATTTTAAAGAAATCCTTGGGCAATTCTTTTGCAAAGGGAATAGCTGGCtcttagcttttctttttttgagtttgCCTCAGTAGGCATGTTTTCTTAAAGAGTGCCTGTATAGGGTGGGAGGTAGAGTCCTTTCTTGTCCTGAGATGCTGTTGCCTTGGTAGACAAGCGTGTGTGAGCTCCAAGACACTGTGTTTTGCATGTGAAGCCTGAAGTAGGACGCACACAGCTAGATAAAACCACACAATCACCAGGAACCCTCGGGATGCCAGCCCGATGGTACAGAACTGACCGGTTTCATCAGATTCCTTTGCCAGATCTCAGGGTAGGCCGTGTTTTTCCTTGTTCAGTATTTATGGAGCAAGACTAAAAGAGGAATGCTTCTGCTGAATTTCCTTGCAAAATTTGGTGACAGCCCACATATGGAATGAAGATTGTTTAATCCCCCCCCCAGGAGTTGTTCTATTATAAAGTCTTTTGGTTACTGAAAGTATAAACCCTGGGGGAGCTGACAGATAGTCTGCAAAAGAAATAAGGAGATTTAACATCTCACTTGCTCATTTTTCCCATGGCCTACATCAGAAGGGAACTTGAGTGTCAAAGTCTTTAGCCTTACAATgatttaaatttgttttcttgCCACATATCTGTACTCTCAAAGCACAAAATGGATTGGGGCCTGGCAACAAACACTGATTGTGAATAAAGAGAATTTGCTTTATTAGACTTGATTAGTAGGATCAATATAGACATAACTCATCTTGTCATTTGGTTTATTCAttgaaaaatatgtattgaatggCTGCTTATGTACATGTATAAGCTAAATTCAGGAATCAGTTTTGCCAAACTTAACAGATTAACATGAATGTGGATCAATTTGAATGGTGGTTCagaatcaaaacagtctggtaaaCCCAGATTTTGGGTGTAGATCACTGAACATGATTGATAATCTGTTTGAATTTTTCTCATGTGAATAAAAGGCTTGTTCTGAGGAATTGAAGGCAGTTTGGGGTGGGAGGTTGAAGCCAGACATAATATCTGGGAACAAAATGCCCAGCAATGTTCTTAAAGTAGAAATTGCAGAATCCATTTTGACAgctatggaaactgaggctcagagagattaaatgcCATCTTGTGGCCTTCAGAAATGTAAATattagagtcaggatttgaagcCAGGCAGTTCTGTCTGACTTCAAAGTGAGGAAGGGGGTGTCTTTTCCCAAATTACATGTCCTTCTGACTGTGCACCGACCAGGGCCCACCCTCTGTTCCATCCCTGCCTTGGGTCTTAGGCTGGCCAAGTATCAGTGCCTGGGGAATGGCAGTGAGGCCCGTGCACCCTTCCTGCTTTTGTTCTCCTGAAGGTCAGGGCTTGGGGCCAGAAGTAGAGCAGATCCAGAGAGTGTCAAAGCCCTTCCACCTGCCCCTTAAGTGGTGAGTTTGCGACCTTGGGACTGACTCCCAGACGGAGTTCCGGCTTCCCGAGCCAAGGAGCACTAGGCCATTTCCAGAGAGAAAGGTGGGACTGCTATGGATTAACCAGAGAAGACACATGTGAGTGAAGGGAAATCCCTGTGTGGGAACGACCAGATTTATTTCCCCAAAGGGAAAGGCGTTACTCTTGGCTTTCAAGAAAGCTGGCCCTCTTTTGTGTCTGATATTAAGGCTTTTGGGGTGTTTGATAGTATTGCTTTTCCAAAGGGTTGTTCATTCCTttattcttcctttcttcattcattcattcattcactcaacagatacacacacacacacacacacacacattttcgggGTCTTACTGGGTACCTGATTCTGTAGGGATCCCTGATGGTACAgcggttaaacgctcagctgctaactgaaaggtctgtggttcaaacccaccagcctctccgtgggagaaagttgtggcagtctgcttccatgaagattacggccttggtgactgccctgacagggatcacaatagagggtcccagacagagcaggagaaaaatatgaaacaaaattctaactcagaaagaaaggccagacttgctggcctgacatagactggagaaaccctgaaagtatggccctcgaacaccctttcagctcagtaatgaagtcactcctgaggttcacccgtaaaccaaagattgaacaggcccatgaaacaagaCGAGACTGAAggtgcacaccagccctggggcaaggactagaaggcaggaggggaaaggaaagttggtaataggaacccaaggttgagaatgaagagtgttaacatgtcatgggattgttaaccaatgtcataaaacaatatgtgtcctaactgtttaatgagaaactagtttgttctataaactttcaactaaagtacaattaaaaaaaaaaaaaaaaagattacagccttggaaacctgatggggcagttctactctgtcctataaggtcattgtgagttggaattgacttgatagcagtggctTTTTTGGGTTACCCGGTTCTGTCAGACTCTGGTGATGAAGTGGAGAACAAGACAAAGCCTCTGCTCTTTTGGAGCTTCCATTCTAGGCAAGGAAATAAACAAGCTAGCAAATAGTTACAGGTAGTGTGGTCAGTGGTGAGAAGGATGAGGGAGGCATGTTGAGGGGACGTTCAGTTCGATGGATGGGGGGGAAAGGAAGTCCTTGTGTGGAAACAGCTGAAAGCTGATGACTGAGAAGGAGCCAGGCATGGAAGACACTGGGGGAAGAGTGCCCTCTTAGAGGGACAGTGAGTGTAAAGGTCCTGCGAGGTCAAGTGCTTGTTTCAAAGATGGACAGAAGGCCAGAGTTCTGGGAGTGGCAGGTAGATGGGGTTGCAGAGGGAGGCAGACCCAGATTGGTGGGGGTCTCCTAGGCTTTTGTTTTAACAGCAGCAGGAGGCCATGGAGGGTTATAAGCAGAGGCTGATGAAATTACCTCTTACCTGGGTTGTCCTGGCTGCTGGGGGGTGCCGCATGGGGTTGGTCCTGGGAGTTGAGTAAAGGGGCGGTTGGCAGGATCCAGGCTAAAAAAGGTAGTGATGAGGAGATGGGGAAGTGGGTGGAGGTGAGAGGTTGTTTATAGGTGAGGACTAAAAGACTTTGCCTATAGCTTGgatattgtgaggattaactggGTAGCTCATTTGACATACTCTGAGATTCCTAGAAGACAGGCTCAGAGGCATTTAAGAGCTCCTGGAGCTGGCTCTCATGCCTCAGCATCAAGTCAGCATGATGCAGCTTGCTGACCTCAGCCCCTCCCTCTGTTAATGCTGCACTCTGGACAGGCGTGGGAGCTTGGTTCCATAGCGATGGTGTGAGAGGCTGTCTAACAAGGctacatttgctttttttttttttaatttaaacatttttcaggtgtacagttttttttttttttcttttacagtttAGTAATATCAATTATATTACCATACTAATCATGTTGTACAGCTATCATCTATGGCTAACaactttcccatcaccataaacaaaaatccaCTGTTTCCCAAACATTGGGtccccatttctccctccctcccacccctgataaACACTAATAAGTATTGGTCTCTATCCATTTGCCTATCcttgttatttcatataagtgagatcatacaatatttgtccttttgcgactgacctGTTTCTTtcagcacagtgttttcaaggttcatccatgttgtggcatgcatcaggacttcatttctctttatggctgaggagtattccattgtacatctGTAGCCCCATTTACTTTTCAGTATCAGTTGCCTCTAGAACAAGATCAAGAGCATACTTTTGGGAATTTAGGCATTTCTGTCAAATGACATTTGCAGAAATTCATtgcatatttattgagcacctactctgagCTCACTACCTGATGAGGTCAGGGGCATGGGAGAGCCAACCCTGTCATCAGGGAGCTCACAGTCTTGCAGAGAAGACACACGTGATAGGTAATTACCAGGGTGATGCACACTATGAAGGAAGAAGTAAGGTCCTGAGAGCATGGGTGTATTAGTTATCGAGtctgctataacaaatacaagtgggtggctttagcaaacaaatttattttctcacagtttaggaggctaggagtctgaattcaggccaccggctctaggggaaggttttctgtctctgttggctctggaggaaggtccttgtctcttcagcttctgcttcttagTTCCTTGGAGATATCCATGTGGCTTAGCATCTTTCTTCCGctatctctgcttgctagcttacttttaatctctttcatatctcaaaagagattgactcaagaacaCCCTACACAAATCCTGTcttactaacataacaaagacaacccattcccaaaacgGATTATAAACATAGGCTTCGAGGTTcgggtttacaacatatatttttgggggatacagttcagtccataacaatggGGATTGGTGCCTGCTTCCTTTGCTCTGGAAGTTTGGGGAGACCTTAGTATTAGGAAGTAATGAGGGAAAGAGACAAAGTCAGGTGGTTGGGAAGGAACTAGCCTGTAGGGGAGAGAGGTCTGACAGGGCACGTTCTGAGAGGCAGGTGAGGAGTGGGAGGCTGGAGTCAGGCAGCTGTCTGCATCCACTCCTTGATACACAGGTGTCTGAGCGGGGCCCTCAGTGCCTGTCTTAAATTCTGAAATATTCTGATAAGAACAGGGCAGACTTCAACACAAGGTCTCTTGCAATCAGACAATCCAGTGTACAGAGGCCTCACTTATGAAGCAGTGAGGGATGTGGTATTATAATGTGACgtgttatttttatttcagaaTTAAAATTCTGCCTTTCTATCCTGGAATTCCTTAATAATGATCTCCCTTGATACAATGAAAATGATGCATTTCACTAACATTTGATTTGCTCATCCCAGACAGCCTTAACCGTGTGTGGCAGTTTTCAAATGTATGGAAATGCCAACAATATTCTAATGTCAGAATATCCAGGAGATGCTACAGAAATGCCCTGCTGCATCTGAGCATCCTCAACAAATATGTAGGAACCTTAGAAGCTTCCCAACCTTATTTCATACATCTGCGCACAGACCTGACTCAGGATAGCAGTTCTCGTTGTAATCTTGATTGACAACTGCCAGACAGTTGAATTCCACTGAACAGGAACCTTGGGGACGTGTGCTCAGAGAAAACGTTTTGTTATAAAGAAACATCTTGACTCCTACCAAACTATTGGATAAAGAAACCCTGGATGTTCTTTACTGACTACGATTCTCCAACAGATATTTTGTTGTCTGCTTCCAATGAGCCCTTGTTTCCTGTGAATTCTATTTTGGCTCTGCCA
This Loxodonta africana isolate mLoxAfr1 chromosome 8, mLoxAfr1.hap2, whole genome shotgun sequence DNA region includes the following protein-coding sequences:
- the EEPD1 gene encoding endonuclease/exonuclease/phosphatase family domain-containing protein 1 → MGSTLGCHRSIPRDPSDLSHSRKFSAACNFSNILVNQERLNINTATEEELMTLPGVTRVVARSIVEYREYIGGFKKVEDLALVSGVGATKLEQVKFEICVSSKGSSAQHSPSSLRRDLLAEQQPHHLATTVPLTPRVNINTATPAQLMSVRGLTEKMALGIVDYRREHGPFRSVEDLVRMDGINAAFLDKIRHQVFAERSRPPSTHTNGGLTFTAKPHPSPTSLSLQSEDLDLPPGGPTQIISTRPSVEAFGGTRDGRPVLRLATWNLQGCSVEKANNPGVREVVCMTLLENSIKLLAVQELLDREALEKFCMELNQPILPNIRKWKGPRGSWKAIVAEKPSSQLQKGVGYSGFLWDSTAGVELKDTFFQDSMPGNGHGKPTHPSPYLAHFKVGSNDLTLVNLHLAALTLPGAENPSKNHSEGLRLASFAQTLQETLKGEKDVIVLGDFGQGPDSSDYDILRKERFYHLIPTHTFTNISTKSPQGSKSLDNIWISKSLKKVFTGHWAVVREGLTNPWIPDNWSWGGVASEHCPVLAEFYTEKDWNKREGPRNGNGVTLERSEANIKHER